The genomic DNA ACAGCCGCTGCGGGTCGATCAATCCGCGCCGCACCGCCGCCACCAGTCGGCGCGGCACACGGTGGGTCACTCCCGCCACGGTCACCGTGACCAGTTCCGGCGCCTCGGCCTTCCACTGCGCCCGGCGACTGCGGGTATTCGACCGCGACATCCTGCGCTTGGGCACCGCCATCTCAGTCCTCCTTCCCGGCGCGCACCCGGCGGCCGTACTTGCGTTCGAATTTCTCCACTCGCCCCTGGGTGTCGAGCAGCCGCTGCGATCCGGTCCAGAACGGATGCGAATCCGAGGTCACATCCACCACGATGAGCGGGTAGGTGTTCCCGTCGGTCCATGTCACGGTCCGTTGCGCGGTCGCCGTGGAACGGGTGAGAAATCGCTTGCCCGTGCTCGAGTCCTCGAACACCACGGGCCGATACTCGGGATGGATTCCTGTCTTCACTGCACCTCTCCTGTCCGGCCTTTCGGCCCTGCGATATTGCCGCGGTAGGCATCGTCGATCTGCTCGTCCACGTCCGCACACGGGTCGGCGTGCCAATCGCCGAAGGGGTCCTCCCATCGCGCCACCCGTTCCGGCGCGCGCTCCACCATGCGCAGTTCGTCGTCGTCGACCAGCGCCCAGTGCAGCGCGGTCCGGATCTCGTCCGGATCGGCCTCGCAGGTCAGCACCACCAGTTCGGTGTGGCGATCCCCGAATCGCTCGTCCCAGCCGATGGCGGCCATCGCCCGCCGGGTCGGATCGGCAGCGGCGTAGTCCTCGGCGCTCATGGCGGCCAGCCACCGACCCGCGCCGCCGACCCGCAAGC from Nocardia higoensis includes the following:
- a CDS encoding type B 50S ribosomal protein L31 → MKTGIHPEYRPVVFEDSSTGKRFLTRSTATAQRTVTWTDGNTYPLIVVDVTSDSHPFWTGSQRLLDTQGRVEKFERKYGRRVRAGKED
- the rpmF gene encoding 50S ribosomal protein L32 codes for the protein MAVPKRRMSRSNTRSRRAQWKAEAPELVTVTVAGVTHRVPRRLVAAVRRGLIDPQRL